One window from the genome of Helicobacter pylori encodes:
- the dnaK gene encoding molecular chaperone DnaK, whose product MGKVIGIDLGTTNSAMAVYEGNESKIIANKEGKNTTPSIVAFTDKGEILVGESAKRQAVTNPEKTIYSIKRIMGLMFNEDKAKEAEKRLPYKIVDRNGACAIEISGKVYTPQEISAKILMKLKEDAESYLGESVTEAVITVPAYFNDSQRKATKEAGTIAGLNVLRIINEPTSAALAYGLDKKESEKIMVYDLGGGTFDVTVLETGDNVVEVLATGGDAFLGGDDFDNRVIDFLAAEFKSETGIEIKNDVMALQRLKEAAENAKKELSSAMETEINLPFITADATGPKHLVKKLTRAKFESLTEDLMEETISKIESVIKDAGLTKNEISEVVMVGGSTRIPKVQERVKAFINKDLNKSVNPDEVVAVGASIQGGVLKGDVKDVLLLDVTPLSLGIETLGGVMTKVIDRGTTIPAKKSQVFSTAEDNQPAVSIMVLQGERELARDNKSLGKFDLQGIAPAPRGVPQIEVTFDIDANGILTVSAQDKNTGKSQEIKISGSSGLSDSEIEKMVKDAELHKEEDARKKEVIEARNHADSLAHQTQKSLDEHKTNLNESDANEIQNAINALKECVKNDNATKAELEDKTKTLAQAAQKLGEAMANKNNAEQPKKKDDDVIDAEVE is encoded by the coding sequence ATGGGAAAAGTTATTGGAATTGATTTAGGGACAACCAACTCCGCAATGGCGGTTTATGAAGGCAATGAATCAAAGATTATTGCGAATAAAGAGGGTAAAAACACCACTCCTTCTATTGTAGCCTTTACGGATAAGGGCGAGATTTTAGTGGGCGAGAGCGCCAAAAGACAAGCGGTAACCAACCCAGAAAAAACCATTTATTCTATTAAAAGAATCATGGGCTTGATGTTTAATGAAGATAAGGCTAAAGAAGCTGAAAAACGCTTGCCTTATAAGATTGTGGATAGGAATGGGGCTTGCGCGATTGAGATTTCGGGTAAAGTTTATACCCCTCAAGAAATTTCAGCCAAAATTTTAATGAAGCTCAAAGAAGACGCTGAAAGTTATTTAGGCGAGAGCGTTACGGAAGCGGTGATCACGGTTCCGGCTTATTTTAACGACAGCCAAAGGAAAGCGACTAAAGAAGCCGGCACGATTGCAGGGCTTAACGTTTTAAGGATCATCAATGAGCCTACCAGCGCGGCGTTAGCTTACGGCTTGGATAAAAAAGAGAGCGAAAAAATCATGGTTTATGATTTGGGTGGGGGGACTTTTGATGTTACCGTTTTAGAAACAGGCGATAATGTCGTAGAAGTTTTAGCCACAGGGGGCGATGCGTTTTTAGGGGGCGATGATTTTGACAATCGTGTGATTGATTTCTTAGCGGCTGAGTTTAAAAGCGAAACGGGCATTGAGATTAAAAACGATGTGATGGCGTTGCAACGCCTGAAAGAAGCGGCTGAAAACGCTAAAAAAGAACTGAGCTCTGCGATGGAGACTGAAATCAATTTGCCCTTTATCACCGCGGACGCTACCGGGCCTAAACACTTGGTTAAAAAACTCACTAGGGCTAAATTTGAAAGCTTGACAGAAGATCTCATGGAAGAAACGATTTCTAAAATTGAAAGCGTGATCAAGGACGCAGGGCTAACCAAAAATGAGATTTCAGAAGTGGTGATGGTGGGAGGCTCTACTCGTATCCCTAAAGTCCAAGAAAGGGTGAAAGCGTTTATTAATAAAGATTTGAATAAAAGCGTCAATCCCGATGAAGTCGTAGCTGTGGGCGCAAGCATTCAAGGGGGCGTGTTAAAAGGCGATGTGAAAGATGTGCTTTTATTAGACGTTACGCCTTTAAGCCTTGGGATTGAAACTTTAGGGGGCGTGATGACTAAAGTGATTGATAGAGGCACGACTATCCCGGCGAAAAAATCTCAAGTGTTTTCAACCGCTGAAGACAACCAACCCGCTGTGTCCATTATGGTTTTACAGGGCGAAAGGGAATTGGCAAGGGATAATAAATCGTTGGGTAAATTTGATTTGCAAGGCATCGCTCCCGCTCCAAGAGGCGTGCCGCAAATTGAAGTAACCTTTGATATTGACGCTAACGGGATTTTAACCGTGTCAGCGCAAGATAAAAATACCGGTAAAAGCCAAGAGATTAAAATTTCTGGCTCTAGCGGGTTGTCTGATAGCGAAATTGAAAAAATGGTTAAAGACGCTGAATTGCACAAAGAAGAAGACGCTAGGAAAAAAGAAGTGATTGAAGCGAGAAACCATGCCGATAGTTTGGCGCACCAAACCCAAAAGAGCCTTGATGAGCATAAAACGAATTTGAATGAAAGCGACGCTAACGAGATCCAAAACGCCATTAACGCCCTTAAAGAGTGCGTCAAAAACGATAACGCTACTAAAGCTGAGCTTGAAGACAAGACAAAAACATTAGCGCAAGCGGCTCAAAAATTAGGCGAAGCTATGGCGAATAAAAACAACGCTGAACAGCCTAAGAAAAAAGACGACGATGTAATTGATGCGGAAGTGGAGTGA
- a CDS encoding class II aldolase and adducin N-terminal domain-containing protein: MLNMNTHTRGIDSNLIYSLKSISLSMFRKGFFGLYQGSISARIGTNQFVINKRNAVFDQLNENTLLVLHDKIDYRWKEASLDSPIHASVYREFLDAKFIAYARPPYSLAYSLRHNRLLPRDYLGYRSLGEEIAIFNPKDYDSWQERADTEILRQLQESKKYFVFIKGCGIFAYHRELSKLMEVFDLIENSCKVLRLGDLMDYCYNDDPRLSV, encoded by the coding sequence ATGCTAAACATGAACACACACACAAGAGGCATTGACAGCAATCTGATTTATTCGCTCAAAAGCATTTCATTATCCATGTTTAGAAAGGGTTTTTTTGGGCTTTATCAAGGCTCCATTTCGGCGCGTATTGGCACCAATCAATTTGTGATCAATAAAAGAAACGCTGTTTTTGATCAATTGAATGAAAACACCTTACTGGTCTTGCATGACAAAATAGATTACCGCTGGAAAGAAGCGAGCCTGGATTCGCCCATTCATGCGAGCGTGTATCGGGAGTTTTTGGACGCTAAATTCATCGCTTACGCGCGCCCTCCTTATAGCCTAGCGTATTCCTTGCGCCATAACCGATTGCTCCCTAGGGATTATTTAGGGTATCGTTCTTTGGGCGAAGAAATCGCCATTTTTAACCCCAAAGACTATGACAGCTGGCAAGAAAGAGCGGATACAGAGATTTTACGCCAACTGCAAGAGAGCAAAAAATATTTTGTTTTCATTAAGGGGTGTGGGATTTTTGCCTACCACAGAGAGCTTTCTAAACTCATGGAAGTTTTTGATTTGATTGAAAACTCATGCAAGGTTTTACGATTGGGCGATTTAATGGATTATTGCTATAATGATGATCCACGATTGAGCGTGTAA
- the topA gene encoding type I DNA topoisomerase — MKHLIIVESPAKAKTIKNFLDKNYEVIASKGHVRDLSKFALGIKIDETGFTPNYVVDKDHKELVKQIIELSKKASITYIATDEDREGEAIGYHVACLIGGKLESYPRIVFHEITQNAILNALKTPRQIDMSKVNAQQARRFLDRIVGFKLSSLIASKITKGLSAGRVQSAALKLVIDREREIKAFKPLTYFTLDAYFEPHLEAQLISYKGNKLKAQELIDEKKAKEIKNELEKESYTISSIVKKSKKSPTPPPFMTSTLQQSASSLLGFSPTKTMSIAQKLYEGVATPQGVMGVITYMRTDSLNIAKEALEEARAKILKDYGKDYLPPKAKVYSSKNKNAQEAHEAIRPTSIILEPNALKDYLKPEELKLYTLIYKRFLASQMQDALFESQSVVVACEKGEFKASGRKLLFDGYYKILGNDDKDKLLPNLKENDPIKLEKLESNAHVTEPPARYSEASLIKVLESLGIGRPSTYAPTISLLQNRDYIKVEKKQISALESAFKVIEILEKHFEEIVDSKFSASLEEELDNIAQNKADYQQVLKDFYYPFMDKIEAGKKNIISQKVHEKTGQSCPKCGGELVKKNSRYGEFIACNNYPKCKYVKQTENAHDGANQELCEKCGGEMVQKFSRNGAFLACNNYPECKNTKSLKNTPNAKETIEGVKCPECGGDIALKRSRKGSFYGCNNYPKCNFLSNHKPINKRCEKCHYLMSERIYRKKKVHECIKCKERVFLEEENG; from the coding sequence ATGAAGCACCTTATTATTGTAGAATCCCCCGCAAAAGCCAAAACCATTAAAAATTTTTTGGATAAAAATTATGAAGTTATCGCCTCTAAAGGGCATGTTAGGGATTTATCCAAATTCGCTTTAGGCATTAAGATTGATGAAACCGGCTTCACTCCTAATTATGTCGTGGATAAAGATCATAAAGAACTTGTCAAACAAATCATAGAGCTTTCTAAAAAAGCATCTATTACTTATATCGCTACTGATGAAGACAGAGAAGGGGAAGCGATAGGCTATCATGTGGCATGCTTGATTGGGGGGAAATTGGAGAGCTATCCTAGGATTGTTTTTCATGAGATCACGCAAAATGCGATTTTAAACGCTCTAAAAACCCCACGACAAATTGACATGTCTAAGGTCAATGCCCAACAAGCCAGGCGTTTTTTAGATCGAATCGTGGGTTTCAAGCTCAGCTCATTGATTGCATCAAAGATCACTAAAGGCTTGAGCGCTGGGCGGGTGCAAAGCGCGGCTTTAAAGCTTGTGATTGATAGAGAAAGGGAAATCAAAGCCTTTAAGCCTTTAACCTACTTCACGCTAGACGCTTACTTTGAGCCGCATTTAGAAGCGCAACTCATCAGCTATAAGGGCAACAAACTCAAAGCCCAAGAACTCATTGATGAAAAAAAAGCCAAAGAAATTAAAAACGAATTAGAAAAAGAAAGCTACACTATCTCTAGTATCGTTAAAAAATCTAAAAAATCCCCCACACCGCCCCCTTTCATGACTTCCACTTTACAGCAAAGCGCTTCCAGTCTTTTAGGCTTTTCGCCTACAAAAACCATGAGTATCGCTCAAAAATTATATGAAGGCGTAGCCACCCCGCAAGGCGTTATGGGCGTGATCACTTACATGAGGACTGATAGCTTGAATATCGCTAAAGAGGCTTTAGAAGAAGCGAGGGCTAAGATTTTAAAAGACTATGGCAAAGACTACCTACCCCCTAAAGCCAAAGTCTATTCCAGCAAGAATAAAAACGCCCAAGAAGCCCATGAAGCGATCAGGCCCACTTCTATTATTTTAGAGCCAAACGCTTTAAAAGACTACCTTAAGCCTGAAGAATTAAAGCTCTATACCTTAATTTACAAACGCTTTTTAGCTTCTCAAATGCAAGACGCTCTTTTTGAAAGCCAAAGCGTGGTTGTGGCTTGCGAAAAAGGCGAGTTTAAAGCGAGTGGCAGAAAACTCCTTTTTGATGGTTATTATAAAATTTTAGGCAATGACGATAAGGACAAATTGCTCCCCAATTTGAAAGAAAATGACCCCATTAAATTAGAAAAACTAGAGAGCAACGCCCATGTTACAGAGCCTCCGGCACGCTATTCAGAAGCGAGTTTGATTAAAGTTTTAGAAAGTTTAGGCATAGGCAGGCCCAGCACCTACGCCCCAACGATTTCCCTTTTGCAAAACAGAGACTACATCAAGGTAGAAAAAAAGCAGATCAGCGCTTTAGAGAGCGCTTTTAAAGTGATAGAAATTTTAGAAAAGCATTTTGAAGAAATCGTGGATTCCAAATTCAGCGCTTCTTTAGAAGAAGAGCTTGATAATATCGCTCAAAATAAAGCCGACTACCAGCAAGTCTTAAAGGACTTTTACTACCCTTTTATGGATAAAATTGAAGCCGGGAAAAAGAATATCATCTCTCAGAAAGTGCATGAAAAAACCGGCCAATCATGCCCTAAATGCGGGGGGGAATTAGTCAAAAAGAATAGCCGTTATGGGGAGTTTATCGCTTGCAATAATTACCCTAAATGCAAATATGTCAAACAGACTGAAAACGCTCACGATGGAGCCAATCAAGAATTGTGCGAAAAATGCGGAGGGGAAATGGTGCAAAAATTCAGCAGAAATGGGGCGTTTTTGGCTTGCAACAACTATCCTGAATGCAAAAACACCAAATCGCTAAAAAACACCCCTAACGCCAAAGAAACAATAGAAGGCGTGAAATGCCCAGAATGCGGGGGGGATATTGCCTTAAAAAGGAGCAGGAAAGGCTCGTTTTATGGCTGTAACAATTACCCTAAATGCAATTTTTTATCCAACCATAAGCCCATCAACAAGCGTTGCGAGAAGTGCCATTATTTAATGAGTGAAAGAATCTATCGCAAAAAAAAGGTGCATGAATGCATTAAATGCAAAGAGCGTGTGTTTTTAGAGGAAGAGAATGGCTAA
- the grpE gene encoding nucleotide exchange factor GrpE, producing the protein MKDEHNQEHDLSPKELESCENSCTCESKKQEAGEKEGEIREDFELKYKEMHEKYLRVHADFENVKKRLERDKSMALEYAYEKIALDLLPVIDALLGAHRSALEVDKESALTKGLELTMEKLHEVLARHGIEGIECLEEFDPHFHNAIMQVKSEEKENGKIVQVLQQGYKYKGRVLRPAMVSIAKND; encoded by the coding sequence ATGAAAGATGAACACAACCAAGAACACGATTTAAGCCCAAAAGAGCTAGAGTCTTGTGAAAATTCTTGCACTTGTGAAAGCAAAAAGCAAGAAGCGGGCGAAAAAGAAGGCGAGATCAGGGAAGATTTTGAGCTTAAATATAAAGAAATGCACGAAAAATACTTGAGAGTGCATGCGGATTTTGAAAACGTGAAAAAGCGCTTAGAAAGAGACAAGAGCATGGCGTTAGAGTATGCGTATGAAAAAATCGCATTGGATCTATTGCCAGTGATTGATGCGCTTCTTGGGGCTCATAGAAGCGCTTTAGAAGTGGATAAAGAGAGCGCTTTAACCAAGGGCTTGGAGCTTACGATGGAAAAGTTGCATGAAGTTTTGGCAAGGCATGGCATTGAGGGGATTGAATGCTTAGAAGAATTTGATCCCCATTTCCACAATGCGATCATGCAAGTCAAAAGCGAAGAAAAAGAAAATGGGAAAATCGTGCAGGTTTTGCAACAAGGTTACAAGTATAAGGGTAGGGTTTTGAGGCCGGCAATGGTGAGCATTGCTAAAAACGATTAA
- a CDS encoding radical SAM protein → MAKENPPVVFGPVLSRRFGKSLGVDLSPSKKQCNYNCIYCELGKAKPIERMEEVIKVETLINAIQNALNNLTIPIDVLTITANGEPTLYPHLLELIQSVKPFLKGVKTLILSNGSLFYEPKVQQALKEFDIVKFSLDAIDLKAFERVDKPYSKDINKILEGILSFSQIYQGQLVAEVLLIKGVNDSANNLKLIAAFLKQINIARVDLSTIDRPSSFKAPKLSEDELLKCSLFFEGLCVSLPKRSITQAKKLISCGIDELLALISRRPLSAEEAPLILDSNAFKHLETLLNHQQITIKRVGSLEFYCAF, encoded by the coding sequence ATGGCTAAAGAAAATCCGCCTGTCGTTTTTGGGCCTGTTTTATCCAGGCGTTTTGGGAAGTCTTTGGGCGTGGATTTATCGCCCTCTAAAAAACAATGCAATTACAATTGCATTTATTGCGAGTTGGGTAAAGCCAAGCCCATTGAACGCATGGAAGAAGTGATAAAAGTAGAAACCTTGATTAACGCCATTCAAAACGCCCTAAACAATCTCACCATCCCCATTGATGTTTTAACCATTACCGCTAATGGCGAACCCACTCTATACCCTCATTTATTAGAGCTTATCCAAAGCGTCAAGCCTTTTTTAAAGGGCGTTAAAACTTTGATTTTAAGCAACGGCTCGCTCTTTTATGAGCCAAAAGTCCAGCAAGCCTTAAAGGAATTTGACATCGTTAAATTTTCTTTAGACGCTATTGATTTGAAAGCCTTTGAAAGAGTGGATAAGCCCTATTCTAAAGACATTAACAAGATTTTAGAGGGGATTTTGAGCTTTTCTCAAATCTATCAAGGGCAACTGGTGGCTGAAGTGCTGTTGATTAAGGGCGTGAATGATAGCGCGAACAACTTAAAACTCATCGCTGCCTTTTTAAAACAAATCAATATAGCCAGAGTGGATTTAAGCACCATAGACAGACCCTCAAGCTTTAAAGCCCCTAAATTGAGCGAAGATGAATTATTAAAATGCTCTTTATTTTTTGAAGGGCTTTGCGTGAGTTTGCCTAAACGATCCATTACTCAAGCTAAAAAATTGATTTCTTGCGGTATAGACGAATTGCTCGCTTTAATTTCCAGGCGCCCTTTAAGTGCAGAAGAAGCCCCCTTAATACTGGATTCTAACGCTTTTAAGCATTTAGAAACTTTATTAAACCATCAACAAATTACGATTAAAAGAGTCGGCTCTTTGGAGTTTTATTGCGCGTTTTAA
- a CDS encoding HrcA family transcriptional regulator produces the protein MVIDEIFQIMMLRRIKVGSDLNKKESLLDAFVKTYLQILEPISSKRLKELANLKISCATIRNYFQILSKEGMLYQAHSSGARLPTFKAFENYWHKSLRFEVLKVNEKRLKSASENFGLFTLLKKPSLERLERVIECEKRFLILDFLAFSCALGYSVKMEKFLLELVGKSVKEVRSIAASVNALSLARQLERLEYSSTQITRFNLMGLKTLLNSPLFFDILGGKVLERFKKGLHFIEPDCMLVTRPIEFQNKRMQLLCVGKLECDYEGFFQTISKEE, from the coding sequence ATGGTGATTGACGAGATTTTTCAAATAATGATGTTAAGAAGAATTAAAGTAGGTTCTGATTTGAATAAGAAAGAGAGTTTGTTAGATGCGTTTGTTAAAACCTATCTGCAGATTTTAGAACCCATTAGCTCTAAACGCTTGAAAGAGTTGGCAAACTTGAAAATATCTTGCGCGACGATCAGGAATTATTTTCAAATCCTTTCTAAAGAAGGCATGCTCTATCAAGCCCATTCTAGCGGCGCTAGATTGCCTACTTTTAAGGCGTTTGAAAACTATTGGCACAAGTCGTTGCGCTTTGAAGTTTTAAAGGTGAATGAAAAACGCTTAAAAAGTGCAAGTGAAAATTTTGGGCTTTTCACGCTGTTAAAAAAACCCAGTTTGGAGCGTTTAGAAAGAGTCATTGAATGCGAAAAACGCTTTTTGATTTTGGATTTTTTGGCGTTTTCTTGCGCGCTGGGTTACAGCGTTAAAATGGAGAAGTTTTTATTAGAGCTTGTGGGCAAAAGCGTTAAAGAAGTGCGCTCAATCGCTGCTTCTGTCAATGCGTTGAGTTTGGCCAGGCAATTAGAGCGTTTGGAGTATTCCAGCACACAAATCACACGCTTTAATCTGATGGGGTTAAAAACGCTTTTAAACAGCCCTTTATTTTTTGACATTTTAGGGGGTAAGGTTTTGGAGCGTTTCAAAAAGGGGTTGCATTTTATAGAGCCTGATTGCATGCTAGTAACACGCCCTATAGAATTTCAAAACAAGCGGATGCAACTGCTTTGCGTGGGGAAACTAGAATGCGATTATGAAGGGTTTTTTCAAACGATTTCTAAGGAGGAATAA
- a CDS encoding motility associated factor glycosyltransferase family protein translates to MDIYQKNLQALFKKDPLLFAKLKAIKENKKYEVFLGNDSANFNLLDKETNTPLFEKSPLDSSLELYKNSEIHMLYPYLYYFGLGNGVFYRLLLGNGNLKRLVVIEPEIEIIFIVLNLLDFSTEILENRLILLHASFCNYNMIASLFDMDKKSRLYARMYDLKLFNAYYERYSDQMIEINQHFTRALEHGAISVGNDAKDALIGIKQHAANLPEVIKSPSLVDFVNALKNRDTAIIVSTGPSLNKQLPLLKEIAPYATLFCIDASFPILAKAGIKPDIVLSLERVDLTAKFYEETPLDFQEGVIFALTSIVHKRLIKAVKKGVKQFSFRPFGYTNLFDLHQYGYVGIGMSAANMAYELVVHSRFKRCVFIGQDLSFSQSGNSHASGAIYGDREIKPKKDKDKIFIEKYGGNGKVETTLVWKLFLEFFEKDIFNTPYKLEVINATEGGARIKGTKEMPFKEVCEKIDKSKPKPPINLIYPTQSEQAKNLKIAKQKCEEIIKYANEKKTQVEEAFLKVAEFLEKVEKLHEEKKLDELDFKALENLSAEIDNVKELFDDKRFNSYFMDAIQSYIFHQELHIAEIVCKKTNNEDELRAKQLEYIYAHKYWLFSLAGGMDCVIEAIKMALKEW, encoded by the coding sequence ATGGATATTTATCAAAAAAACTTACAAGCTCTTTTCAAAAAAGACCCTCTCTTATTCGCAAAGCTCAAAGCCATTAAAGAAAACAAAAAATACGAAGTGTTTTTAGGGAATGATAGCGCGAATTTCAACCTTTTAGATAAAGAAACAAACACCCCCTTATTTGAAAAAAGCCCGCTAGATTCAAGCTTAGAGCTATACAAAAATAGCGAAATTCACATGCTTTATCCTTATTTGTATTATTTTGGCTTGGGTAATGGGGTGTTTTATCGCTTGCTTTTAGGTAATGGCAATTTAAAACGCTTGGTGGTCATTGAGCCTGAAATAGAAATTATTTTCATCGTGCTGAATCTTTTGGATTTTTCCACTGAGATTTTAGAAAATCGTTTGATTTTATTGCATGCAAGTTTTTGCAATTACAACATGATCGCTTCATTATTTGATATGGATAAAAAGTCTCGTTTATACGCAAGAATGTATGATTTAAAACTTTTTAACGCTTATTATGAACGATATTCTGATCAAATGATAGAAATCAACCAGCATTTCACGCGCGCTTTAGAGCATGGCGCTATTAGCGTGGGCAATGACGCTAAAGACGCGCTCATAGGCATCAAACAACATGCCGCTAATTTGCCTGAAGTCATCAAAAGCCCTAGTTTAGTGGATTTTGTGAACGCTTTAAAAAACAGAGATACCGCTATTATTGTTTCAACCGGGCCTAGTTTAAATAAGCAACTCCCCCTTTTAAAAGAAATCGCTCCTTATGCGACGCTTTTTTGCATAGACGCTTCTTTCCCTATTTTGGCTAAAGCCGGTATCAAGCCTGATATTGTGCTGTCTTTAGAAAGGGTGGATTTGACGGCGAAATTTTACGAAGAAACCCCCTTAGATTTTCAAGAAGGCGTTATTTTTGCTCTGACTTCCATTGTGCATAAACGATTGATTAAAGCGGTTAAAAAGGGGGTTAAGCAATTCAGCTTCCGCCCCTTTGGTTATACTAACCTTTTTGATTTGCACCAGTATGGTTATGTGGGCATAGGCATGAGTGCAGCGAACATGGCGTATGAATTAGTGGTGCATTCTCGTTTCAAAAGATGCGTGTTTATCGGGCAAGATTTGAGCTTTTCACAAAGCGGTAACAGCCACGCTAGTGGGGCGATTTATGGCGATAGAGAGATCAAGCCTAAAAAGGATAAAGACAAGATCTTTATAGAAAAATACGGAGGTAATGGGAAAGTAGAGACCACTTTAGTGTGGAAACTTTTCTTAGAATTTTTTGAAAAAGATATTTTTAACACGCCCTATAAATTAGAAGTCATTAACGCTACTGAAGGGGGGGCTAGGATTAAAGGGACTAAAGAAATGCCTTTTAAAGAAGTGTGCGAAAAAATAGACAAATCCAAGCCAAAGCCTCCTATCAATCTTATTTATCCCACCCAATCAGAACAGGCTAAAAATTTAAAGATCGCCAAGCAAAAATGCGAAGAAATCATCAAATACGCCAATGAGAAAAAAACGCAAGTTGAAGAAGCGTTTTTAAAGGTGGCAGAATTTTTAGAAAAAGTGGAAAAGCTTCATGAAGAAAAAAAATTAGACGAGTTGGATTTTAAAGCATTAGAAAATTTGAGCGCTGAAATTGACAACGTTAAAGAGCTTTTTGATGACAAGCGATTCAATTCGTATTTCATGGATGCGATACAATCTTACATTTTCCACCAGGAATTGCATATCGCTGAAATCGTGTGTAAAAAAACGAATAATGAAGACGAATTAAGGGCTAAGCAATTAGAATACATTTACGCGCACAAATACTGGCTTTTTAGTTTAGCGGGTGGGATGGATTGCGTGATAGAAGCGATCAAAATGGCTTTGAAGGAATGGTGA
- a CDS encoding flagellin B, with protein MSFRINTNIAALTSHAVGVQNNRDLSSSLEKLSSGLRINKAADDSSGMAIADSLRSQSANLGQAIRNANDAIGMVQTADKAMDEQIKILDTIKTKAVQAAQDGQTLESRRALQSDIQRLLEELDNIANTTSFNGQQMLSGSFSNKEFQIGAYSNTTVKASIGSTSSDKIGHVRMETSSFSGAGMLASAAAQNLTEVGLNFKQVNGVNDYKIETVRISTSAGTGIGALSEIINRFSNTLGVRASYNVMATGGTPVQSGTVRELTINGVEIGTVNDVHKNDADGRLTNAINSVKDRTGVEASLDIQGRINLHSIDGRAISVHAASASGQVFGGGNFAGISGTQHAVIGRLTLTRTDARDIIVSGVNFSHVGFHSAQGVAEYTVNLRAVRGIFDANVASAAGANANGAQAETNSQGIGAGVTSLKGAMIVMDMADSARTQLDKIRSDMGSVQMELVTTINNISVTQVNVKAAESQIRDVDFAEESANFSKYNILAQSGSFAMAQANAVQQNVLRLLQ; from the coding sequence ATGAGTTTTAGGATAAATACCAATATCGCCGCTTTAACTTCTCATGCGGTAGGGGTTCAAAACAACAGAGACCTTTCAAGCTCGCTTGAAAAGTTAAGCTCAGGGCTTAGGATCAATAAAGCCGCTGACGATTCTAGTGGGATGGCGATCGCTGATAGCTTAAGGAGTCAAAGTGCGAATTTGGGTCAAGCGATCCGCAACGCTAATGACGCTATTGGTATGGTTCAAACCGCTGATAAAGCGATGGATGAGCAAATCAAAATCTTAGACACCATTAAAACCAAAGCCGTTCAAGCCGCTCAAGATGGGCAAACTTTAGAAAGCCGAAGAGCGCTCCAAAGCGATATTCAAAGGTTGTTAGAAGAACTAGACAATATCGCTAACACCACAAGCTTTAACGGCCAACAAATGCTTTCAGGAAGTTTTTCTAACAAAGAATTTCAAATCGGCGCGTATTCTAACACCACGGTTAAGGCGTCTATTGGCTCAACGAGCTCAGATAAGATTGGGCATGTGCGCATGGAAACCTCTTCTTTTAGCGGTGCAGGCATGCTCGCTAGTGCGGCGGCGCAAAACTTGACTGAAGTGGGATTGAATTTCAAACAAGTCAATGGCGTGAATGATTATAAGATTGAAACCGTGCGTATTTCTACAAGCGCTGGCACTGGGATTGGGGCGTTAAGCGAAATCATCAACCGCTTTTCTAACACCTTAGGCGTTAGGGCGTCTTATAATGTCATGGCTACCGGTGGCACTCCTGTGCAATCAGGAACTGTGAGGGAGCTTACCATTAATGGCGTAGAAATTGGGACCGTGAATGATGTGCATAAAAACGACGCTGACGGGAGATTGACTAATGCCATTAACTCCGTCAAAGATCGCACCGGCGTGGAAGCGAGCTTGGATATTCAAGGGCGCATTAATTTGCACTCCATTGACGGGCGCGCGATCTCAGTGCATGCAGCGAGCGCGAGCGGTCAGGTTTTTGGGGGAGGGAATTTTGCAGGGATTTCTGGGACACAGCATGCGGTTATTGGGCGCTTAACCTTGACTAGGACCGACGCTAGAGACATCATTGTGAGCGGTGTGAATTTTAGCCATGTGGGCTTTCATTCCGCTCAAGGGGTGGCAGAATACACCGTGAATTTGAGAGCGGTTAGGGGCATTTTTGATGCGAATGTGGCTTCCGCAGCTGGAGCGAACGCTAATGGCGCGCAAGCGGAAACCAATTCTCAAGGTATAGGGGCTGGGGTAACAAGCCTTAAAGGGGCGATGATTGTGATGGATATGGCGGATTCAGCGCGCACGCAATTAGACAAGATCCGATCGGATATGGGTTCGGTGCAAATGGAATTGGTTACCACCATTAATAATATTTCTGTAACCCAAGTGAATGTTAAAGCGGCTGAATCTCAAATCAGAGATGTGGATTTTGCTGAAGAGAGCGCGAACTTTTCTAAATACAATATTTTGGCGCAAAGCGGGAGTTTTGCTATGGCGCAAGCGAATGCGGTGCAACAAAATGTCTTAAGGCTTTTACAATAA